In Lycium ferocissimum isolate CSIRO_LF1 chromosome 11, AGI_CSIRO_Lferr_CH_V1, whole genome shotgun sequence, a single genomic region encodes these proteins:
- the LOC132037336 gene encoding probable histone H2A.2 codes for MAGRGKTLGSGAAKKSQSRSSKAGLQFPVNRIAHFLKAGKYAERVGAGASVYLAAVLEYFAVEVLEFAGNAARDNKKTRIVLRHIQLVVRNDEELSKLLGDVTIANGGVMPSIHSLLHPKKAGSSSKPVADED; via the exons ATGGCAGGTAGAGGAAAAACCTTAGGTTCAGGTGCGGCTAAGAAATCTCAATCACGTAGTAGCAAAGCGGGTCTTCAATTTCCCGTTAATCGTATCGCCCATTTTCTGAAAGCGGGTAAATATGCTGAACGGGTCGGAGCTGGAGCTTCGGTTTACCTTGCTGCTGTTCTTGAATACTTTGCTGTTGAG gtACTTGAATTTGCTGGAAATGCGGCTAGGGATAACAAGAAGACTAGGATTGTTCTGAGGCATATTCAATTGGTTGTGAGGAACGATGAGGAACTGAGCAAGTTGCTTGGCGATGTTACGATTGCTAATGGTGGTGTTATGCCAAGCATTCACAGCCTTTTGCATCCAAAGAAGGCTGGTAGCTCCTCGAAACCAGTTGCTGATGAGGATTAA
- the LOC132036738 gene encoding uncharacterized protein LOC132036738 isoform X1, which translates to MGEKKNMPAVWFSLKRSLHCKSEPSDVHDPKTRKQLSTILTSKKGGARSGCSRSIANLKDVIHGSKRHLEKPPSCSPRSIGSSEFLNPITHEVILSNSRCELKITSSLNGLQESTNGGSTFVGTLRPGTPGPGGHPTMHYFNSRNTVATTPTRRSASVGGSAGFWGGHSFPAKTRHSLDNDTNGTSSGVTCHKCGEQFGKWEDLEAHHLSKHAAYITRLYICSFKAQFLVSELLEGDSSRKIVEIICRSSWLKSENSVGRIERVLKVHNTQKTLARFEEYREMVKMKASKLPKKHPRCIADGNELLRFYGTTIACGLGMNGSCSLCISDKCCVCRIIRNGFSTKKELKGGIGVFTTSTSGRAYECIEMTEDDPSLRKALIVCRVVAGRVHRPLENIQEMAGQTGFDSLAGKVGVYSNIEELYLLNPKALLPCFVVICKA; encoded by the exons ATGGGGGAGAAGAAGAATATGCCAGCAGTTTGGTTTTCTTTGAAGAGATCCTTGCATTGTAAATCAGAGCCATCAGATGTTCATGacccaaaaacaagaaaacagtTGAGCACAATTTTGACTAGTAAAAAAGGAGGAGCAAGGTCTGGTTGTTCAAGGTCCATAGCAAATCTCAAAGATGTTATCCATGGTAGCAAAAGACACTTAGAAAAACCCCCAAGTTGTAGTCCAAGATCTATTGGTAGCAGTGAGTTTCTTAACCCAATAACACATGAAGTAATCTTGAGTAATTCAAGATGTGAGTTGAAAATCACTAGTAGTTTAAATGGCCTTCAAGAAAGTACTAATGGTGGCTCAACTTTTGTGGGTACTTTAAGGCCTGGTACCCCAGGTCCAGGAGGGCACCCTACAATGCATTATTTCAATTCTAGGAACACAGTGGCAACAACTCCTACAAGGAGGAGTGCATCAGTTGGTGGCTCTGCTGGTTTTTGGGGAGGCCATAGTTTTCCTGCTAAAACTAGGCATTCACTTGACAATGATACTAATGGAACTTCTTCTGGGGTCACATGTCATAAGTGTGGAGAGCAATTTGGGAAATGGGAAGATCTTGAAGCACATCATCTTTCTAAGCATGCTG cTTACATCACAAGATTGTACATTTGCAGCTTCAAAGCCCAATTCCTAG TGAGTGAACTTTTAGAGGGCGATTCTTCAAGGAAGATAGTAGAAATAATCTGTCGCTCGAGCTGGTTAAAATCCGAGAACAGCGTTGGCCGGATTGAAAGGGTCTTGAAAgttcacaacacacaaaaaaCTCTGGCTCGGTTTGAAGAATATAGGGAGATGGTGAAGATGAAAGCAAGTAAGCTCCCTAAGAAACATCCCCGATGTATAGCTGATGGCAATGAACTTTTAAGGTTCTACGGAACTACTATAGCATGCGGACTTGGCATGAACGGATCCTGCAGCCTCTGTATATCCGATAAATGCTGTGTTTGTCGAATTATCAGAAATGGTTTCTCCACGAAGAAGGAACTCAAAGGCGGGATCGGTGTCTTCACGACATCCACAAGTGGAAGAGCTTATGAATGTATTGAGATGACTGAAGACGACCCGTCCTTAAGAAAAGCGTTGATCGTCTGCAGAGTAGTTGCAGGTCGAGTGCATAGGCCATTGgagaatattcaagaaatggCTGGCCAAACGGGGTTTGATTCTTTGGCTGGTAAGGTTGGCGTGTACTCAAACATAGAGGAGCTGTACTTGCTTAATCCAAAGGCACTTCTTCCTTGTTTTGTGGTAATCTGCAAAGCctaa
- the LOC132036738 gene encoding uncharacterized protein LOC132036738 isoform X2, producing MGEKKNMPAVWFSLKRSLHCKSEPSDVHDPKTRKQLSTILTSKKGGARSGCSRSIANLKDVIHGSKRHLEKPPSCSPRSIGSSEFLNPITHEVILSNSRCELKITSSLNGLQESTNGGSTFVGTLRPGTPGPGGHPTMHYFNSRNTVATTPTRRSASVGGSAGFWGGHSFPAKTRHSLDNDTNGTSSGVTCHKCGEQFGKWEDLEAHHLSKHAVSELLEGDSSRKIVEIICRSSWLKSENSVGRIERVLKVHNTQKTLARFEEYREMVKMKASKLPKKHPRCIADGNELLRFYGTTIACGLGMNGSCSLCISDKCCVCRIIRNGFSTKKELKGGIGVFTTSTSGRAYECIEMTEDDPSLRKALIVCRVVAGRVHRPLENIQEMAGQTGFDSLAGKVGVYSNIEELYLLNPKALLPCFVVICKA from the exons ATGGGGGAGAAGAAGAATATGCCAGCAGTTTGGTTTTCTTTGAAGAGATCCTTGCATTGTAAATCAGAGCCATCAGATGTTCATGacccaaaaacaagaaaacagtTGAGCACAATTTTGACTAGTAAAAAAGGAGGAGCAAGGTCTGGTTGTTCAAGGTCCATAGCAAATCTCAAAGATGTTATCCATGGTAGCAAAAGACACTTAGAAAAACCCCCAAGTTGTAGTCCAAGATCTATTGGTAGCAGTGAGTTTCTTAACCCAATAACACATGAAGTAATCTTGAGTAATTCAAGATGTGAGTTGAAAATCACTAGTAGTTTAAATGGCCTTCAAGAAAGTACTAATGGTGGCTCAACTTTTGTGGGTACTTTAAGGCCTGGTACCCCAGGTCCAGGAGGGCACCCTACAATGCATTATTTCAATTCTAGGAACACAGTGGCAACAACTCCTACAAGGAGGAGTGCATCAGTTGGTGGCTCTGCTGGTTTTTGGGGAGGCCATAGTTTTCCTGCTAAAACTAGGCATTCACTTGACAATGATACTAATGGAACTTCTTCTGGGGTCACATGTCATAAGTGTGGAGAGCAATTTGGGAAATGGGAAGATCTTGAAGCACATCATCTTTCTAAGCATGCTG TGAGTGAACTTTTAGAGGGCGATTCTTCAAGGAAGATAGTAGAAATAATCTGTCGCTCGAGCTGGTTAAAATCCGAGAACAGCGTTGGCCGGATTGAAAGGGTCTTGAAAgttcacaacacacaaaaaaCTCTGGCTCGGTTTGAAGAATATAGGGAGATGGTGAAGATGAAAGCAAGTAAGCTCCCTAAGAAACATCCCCGATGTATAGCTGATGGCAATGAACTTTTAAGGTTCTACGGAACTACTATAGCATGCGGACTTGGCATGAACGGATCCTGCAGCCTCTGTATATCCGATAAATGCTGTGTTTGTCGAATTATCAGAAATGGTTTCTCCACGAAGAAGGAACTCAAAGGCGGGATCGGTGTCTTCACGACATCCACAAGTGGAAGAGCTTATGAATGTATTGAGATGACTGAAGACGACCCGTCCTTAAGAAAAGCGTTGATCGTCTGCAGAGTAGTTGCAGGTCGAGTGCATAGGCCATTGgagaatattcaagaaatggCTGGCCAAACGGGGTTTGATTCTTTGGCTGGTAAGGTTGGCGTGTACTCAAACATAGAGGAGCTGTACTTGCTTAATCCAAAGGCACTTCTTCCTTGTTTTGTGGTAATCTGCAAAGCctaa